The following proteins are co-located in the Spinactinospora alkalitolerans genome:
- a CDS encoding TetR/AcrR family transcriptional regulator produces MPNDDAAGTGADHRSRPRRRGSALNAAIFQATLAELADVGYAGLTMESVAERARASKASLYRRWPGRGELVMDAVYHVLPDPTDLPDTGSLRGDALAVLRQGAQQLAGPVGEAMRGLLGDVLRDPVRAAEIRERARGNSVKTMTEIVRRAVERGECDAAAVSPRRLEAGWALLRYHFLFSGAPIPESVIVEIVDDVILPLFTAPRETAR; encoded by the coding sequence GTGCCCAACGACGACGCAGCAGGGACCGGTGCGGACCACCGCAGCCGGCCCCGGCGCCGCGGCAGCGCCCTCAACGCCGCCATCTTCCAGGCGACGCTGGCCGAACTCGCCGACGTCGGCTACGCCGGACTGACCATGGAGAGCGTCGCCGAACGCGCCCGGGCGAGCAAGGCGTCGCTGTACCGCCGCTGGCCGGGCCGGGGCGAGCTGGTGATGGACGCGGTGTACCACGTGCTGCCCGACCCCACCGACCTGCCCGACACCGGGAGCCTGCGCGGCGACGCCCTGGCGGTGCTCCGGCAGGGGGCGCAGCAGCTCGCCGGGCCGGTGGGCGAGGCGATGCGCGGCCTGCTCGGCGACGTGCTGCGCGACCCCGTCCGCGCCGCGGAGATCCGCGAGCGCGCGCGGGGCAACAGCGTCAAGACGATGACCGAGATCGTGCGCAGGGCCGTCGAGCGGGGGGAGTGCGACGCCGCGGCGGTATCCCCCCGCAGGCTGGAGGCCGGATGGGCGCTGCTGCGCTACCACTTCCTGTTCAGCGGCGCCCCGATCCCCGAATCCGTCATCGTCGAGATCGTCGACGACGTCATCCTCCCGCTCTTCACCGCCCCGCGCGAAACGGCCCGGTAG
- a CDS encoding ZIP family metal transporter, giving the protein MPVWLEAGLWGLLGGGALVLGAGVTWLVRVPDLIVAWIMAFGAGVLISALAFDLLDEAERSGGLAPTAIGFLGGACAYVAANAALARRGARHRKRSGDQQPSEDQVQGSGAAIAIGALLDGVPESVVLGLSLLNGGVGTAVLAAIFISNVPEGLSSAAGMKRAGRGAGYVFGVWGGIALASGLSALMGGLLLEGAPPTAIAVITAVAAGAILAMVADTMIPEAFERAHVVTGLIATLGFLTAFSIERIGG; this is encoded by the coding sequence GTGCCGGTGTGGCTGGAGGCGGGCCTGTGGGGCCTGCTCGGCGGCGGCGCGCTCGTGCTCGGGGCGGGGGTCACCTGGCTGGTGCGCGTACCGGACCTGATCGTCGCCTGGATCATGGCCTTCGGCGCGGGGGTGCTCATCTCGGCGCTGGCCTTCGACCTCCTCGACGAGGCGGAGCGCAGCGGGGGGCTGGCGCCGACGGCGATCGGCTTCCTCGGCGGGGCCTGCGCCTACGTGGCGGCCAACGCGGCGCTGGCCAGGCGCGGGGCTCGGCACCGCAAGCGCTCCGGCGACCAGCAGCCCTCCGAGGACCAGGTCCAGGGCAGCGGCGCCGCCATCGCCATCGGGGCGCTGCTCGACGGGGTCCCCGAATCGGTGGTGCTCGGCCTGTCGCTGCTCAACGGCGGCGTCGGGACGGCGGTCCTCGCGGCGATCTTCATCTCCAACGTCCCCGAGGGCCTGTCCAGCGCCGCGGGCATGAAGCGGGCCGGGCGCGGCGCCGGATACGTCTTCGGGGTCTGGGGCGGCATCGCGCTCGCCAGCGGCCTGTCGGCGCTCATGGGCGGCCTCCTCCTTGAGGGCGCGCCGCCGACCGCGATCGCGGTCATCACCGCCGTCGCCGCCGGGGCGATCCTGGCCATGGTCGCCGACACCATGATCCCCGAGGCCTTCGAACGCGCGCACGTGGTCACCGGGCTGATCGCCACGCTCGGGTTCCTCACCGCCTTCAGCATCGAGCGCATCGGCGGGTGA
- a CDS encoding sugar kinase, which yields MSTIPTRERRSGVLDAVCVGETMAMLTPVSAAPLAERPDLALEVGGAESNVACGLARLGHRVAWYSRVGDDPFGRMITGALAGNGVEVGGVEVDRDRPTGIYVKDPGPVGTTVYYYRKGSAASAMGPEHAGPAMPGPSRLVHLSGITPALSPSCSALVDRLLADRGPGGPLLSFDVNHRPALWSPGDAADRLLGLARAADVVFVGRDEAEALWATASADDVRTLLPDVGCLVVKDAEHGATCFEEARRVHVPAPVVTVVEPVGAGDAFAAGYLSGLLTGRTVRDRLRLGHLCAAVTLRCVGDLAPLPPATAVERLIALDDDVWVKEATAAAAAM from the coding sequence ATGTCCACCATCCCCACGCGCGAGCGGCGCTCCGGCGTCCTCGACGCGGTCTGCGTCGGCGAGACCATGGCGATGCTCACGCCGGTCTCGGCGGCCCCGCTGGCCGAGCGCCCCGATCTCGCGCTGGAGGTCGGCGGCGCGGAGTCCAACGTCGCCTGCGGCCTGGCCCGCCTGGGGCACCGGGTCGCCTGGTACAGCCGGGTCGGCGACGACCCCTTCGGGCGGATGATCACCGGGGCGCTCGCCGGGAACGGGGTCGAGGTCGGCGGCGTCGAGGTCGACCGGGACCGCCCGACCGGGATCTACGTCAAGGACCCCGGACCGGTCGGCACCACCGTGTACTACTACCGGAAGGGATCGGCCGCCTCGGCGATGGGGCCGGAGCACGCGGGCCCGGCCATGCCCGGTCCCAGCCGCCTGGTCCACCTGTCCGGCATCACTCCGGCGCTCTCGCCGAGCTGCTCCGCGCTCGTGGACCGGCTCCTGGCCGACCGCGGCCCCGGCGGGCCGCTGCTCAGCTTCGACGTCAACCACCGGCCCGCGCTGTGGTCGCCGGGCGACGCGGCCGACCGGCTGCTCGGCCTCGCCCGAGCGGCCGACGTGGTGTTCGTGGGCAGGGACGAGGCCGAGGCGCTGTGGGCGACGGCGAGCGCCGACGACGTCCGCACGCTGCTGCCCGACGTCGGGTGCCTCGTGGTCAAGGACGCCGAACACGGCGCGACCTGCTTCGAAGAGGCGCGGCGCGTCCACGTGCCGGCCCCGGTCGTCACGGTGGTCGAACCCGTGGGCGCCGGCGACGCGTTCGCCGCGGGCTACCTGTCCGGCCTGCTCACCGGCCGCACGGTCCGCGACCGCCTGCGCCTGGGCCACCTGTGCGCCGCCGTCACCCTGCGCTGCGTCGGCGACCTCGCCCCCCTGCCGCCCGCGACCGCCGTCGAGCGGCTGATCGCCCTCGACGATGACGTCTGGGTGAAGGAGGCGACGGCCGCCGCGGCCGCGATGTGA
- a CDS encoding SMP-30/gluconolactonase/LRE family protein gives MAVEQVTPPVADHGEGPVWCADEGRLRWVDMLAGDVLALDPGSGEIERTHVAEVAAALRPRIGGGFVVAVERGFALWEPGEPRPRLLPEVWADPSVRMNEGGCDPRGRFYCGSMAYDAAPGRGALHRLDPDGTVTTVLEGVTISNGLAWTPDGRRAYYVDTPTRRVDVFGVDPGTGDLVGREPVVEVPAGSGSPDGLCLDAEGGIWVALWDGAAVHRYTAEGVLDEVVELPVPRPTACAFGGPGLRDLYVTTSGLDLDPARHPEAGAVFRLRPGVRGTPVLPFGG, from the coding sequence ATGGCAGTGGAACAGGTCACGCCGCCGGTCGCCGATCACGGAGAGGGACCGGTCTGGTGTGCGGACGAAGGCCGGCTGCGCTGGGTGGACATGCTCGCCGGCGACGTCCTCGCCCTGGATCCGGGGAGCGGGGAGATCGAGCGGACGCACGTCGCCGAGGTCGCCGCCGCACTGCGCCCGCGCATCGGGGGCGGGTTCGTGGTCGCCGTCGAGCGGGGGTTCGCGCTCTGGGAGCCCGGAGAGCCGCGCCCGCGCCTCCTTCCCGAGGTGTGGGCGGACCCTTCCGTGCGCATGAACGAGGGCGGCTGCGACCCCCGCGGCAGGTTCTACTGCGGTTCCATGGCCTACGACGCGGCTCCCGGCCGCGGGGCGCTGCACCGCCTGGATCCGGACGGGACCGTCACCACGGTCCTGGAGGGCGTCACCATCTCCAACGGGCTCGCCTGGACCCCGGACGGGCGGCGGGCCTACTACGTCGACACCCCGACGCGGCGCGTCGACGTCTTCGGCGTCGATCCCGGGACGGGGGACCTCGTGGGGCGCGAGCCCGTGGTGGAGGTCCCGGCCGGATCGGGTTCCCCCGACGGCCTGTGCCTCGACGCCGAGGGCGGCATATGGGTCGCGCTGTGGGACGGCGCCGCGGTCCACCGCTACACCGCCGAAGGCGTGCTGGACGAGGTCGTCGAACTGCCGGTGCCCCGCCCCACGGCGTGCGCGTTCGGCGGCCCCGGACTGCGGGACCTCTACGTCACCACCTCCGGCCTCGACCTCGACCCCGCGCGCCACCCCGAGGCCGGAGCGGTGTTCCGACTGCGCCCGGGCGTCCGGGGGACGCCGGTGCTGCCCTTCGGCGGGTGA
- a CDS encoding bifunctional 4-hydroxy-2-oxoglutarate aldolase/2-dehydro-3-deoxy-phosphogluconate aldolase, which yields MPGFDETFADRPVMAILRGMPREETVALATRAWDLGITAVEVPVQTPDAMPSLRAAVEAGAERGRLVGAGTVITTEQVTAVAQAGAAFTVAPGLDPAVAAASLARGLPHLPGVATPTEIQQALRHGLEWVKAFPASALGTAWFAAMRGPFPGLKIVATGGMDARNAAEYLDAGARVVAVGSALTDPVQVDLLAELAQRR from the coding sequence ATGCCTGGTTTCGATGAGACGTTCGCCGACCGGCCCGTCATGGCGATCCTGCGCGGAATGCCGCGGGAGGAGACCGTCGCCCTGGCCACACGCGCGTGGGACCTCGGCATCACGGCGGTGGAGGTGCCGGTGCAGACACCGGACGCGATGCCGTCCCTGCGCGCCGCGGTCGAGGCCGGGGCCGAGCGCGGCCGCCTGGTGGGCGCCGGCACGGTGATCACGACCGAGCAGGTCACCGCCGTGGCGCAGGCGGGTGCGGCCTTCACCGTCGCCCCCGGTCTGGACCCGGCCGTGGCGGCGGCGTCGCTGGCCCGCGGTCTGCCGCACCTGCCCGGCGTGGCGACGCCCACGGAGATCCAGCAGGCCCTGCGCCACGGGCTGGAGTGGGTGAAGGCGTTCCCGGCCTCGGCCCTGGGGACCGCGTGGTTCGCCGCGATGCGCGGCCCGTTCCCCGGTCTCAAGATCGTGGCGACCGGGGGCATGGACGCCCGCAACGCCGCCGAGTACCTCGACGCAGGCGCCAGGGTGGTCGCGGTCGGATCGGCGCTGACCGACCCCGTCCAGGTCGACCTGCTCGCCGAACTGGCGCAGCGGCGCTGA
- a CDS encoding amidohydrolase, with protein sequence MSGPDRAAAPETLLRDVRLGVGGPARDVRLAEGRVVAVEPVGGRADGARAIECRGGTLLPGLVDAHAHMRQWAQSRRRVPLERADSAVGAAELMAAALNGRAERGDPDELVVGAGFRDALWSDRPHKDLLERVLPGRPLVLISNDLHTCWLSPAALALLGRDHPSGVFVEAECMEITAALPAAPVAVQDAWVLEAADAAAARGVTGVVDFEYGDTVAEWSRRLELREPVLRVRCVIARFMLEEAIERGHRTGAAIDGTGGLLSVGPYKLFVDGSLNTRTAFCHDPYPGVHRHDHGLLELPGEELTALMRRAARHGVLPAVHAIGDRANTVALDAFAAVGCAGRIEHAQLLRPADVARFAELGVVAGVQPAHAPDDRDVAERYWPGRTGRAYAYADLLAAGARLEIGSDAPVSPLDPWDGIASAVSRTDDDRPPWHAEQAIPLRAALAAAAGGRTGVGVGDRADLVVTGRDPAEVSPGELRAMPVTATLLAGRPTFLAEPD encoded by the coding sequence ATGAGCGGCCCGGACCGCGCCGCCGCACCGGAGACGCTGCTGCGCGACGTGCGCCTGGGAGTGGGCGGGCCCGCCCGCGACGTGCGCCTGGCCGAGGGGCGGGTGGTCGCCGTCGAACCCGTCGGCGGGCGTGCCGACGGCGCCCGGGCAATCGAGTGCCGCGGCGGGACCCTGCTGCCCGGACTGGTCGACGCGCACGCCCACATGCGGCAGTGGGCGCAGTCGCGCCGCCGCGTCCCGCTGGAGCGGGCCGACTCGGCCGTCGGGGCGGCGGAGCTGATGGCGGCGGCCCTCAACGGGCGCGCCGAGCGCGGCGACCCGGACGAACTGGTCGTCGGCGCCGGGTTCCGCGACGCCCTGTGGAGCGACCGGCCGCACAAGGACCTGCTCGAACGCGTACTGCCCGGCCGCCCACTGGTGCTCATCAGCAACGACCTGCACACCTGCTGGCTGAGTCCCGCCGCGCTCGCGCTGCTCGGCCGCGACCACCCCAGCGGGGTGTTCGTCGAGGCCGAGTGCATGGAGATCACCGCGGCCCTGCCCGCGGCACCGGTCGCGGTCCAGGACGCCTGGGTGCTGGAGGCCGCCGACGCCGCGGCCGCGCGCGGGGTCACCGGCGTCGTCGACTTCGAGTACGGCGACACCGTGGCCGAGTGGTCGCGGCGACTGGAGCTGCGCGAACCGGTGCTCAGGGTGCGGTGCGTCATCGCCCGGTTCATGCTGGAGGAGGCGATCGAGCGGGGCCACCGCACGGGCGCCGCCATCGACGGGACCGGAGGGCTGCTGAGCGTGGGGCCCTACAAGCTCTTCGTCGACGGATCGCTCAACACCCGCACCGCCTTCTGCCACGACCCCTACCCGGGAGTCCACCGGCACGACCACGGCCTGCTCGAACTGCCGGGGGAGGAGCTCACCGCGCTCATGCGGCGCGCGGCGCGCCACGGCGTCCTGCCCGCCGTCCACGCGATCGGCGACCGCGCCAACACCGTCGCGCTGGACGCCTTCGCCGCGGTCGGGTGCGCGGGGCGCATCGAGCACGCCCAGCTACTGAGGCCCGCCGACGTCGCGCGCTTCGCCGAGCTGGGGGTGGTGGCGGGCGTGCAGCCGGCGCACGCCCCCGATGACCGCGACGTCGCCGAGCGGTACTGGCCCGGACGTACCGGACGCGCCTACGCCTACGCCGATCTGCTGGCAGCGGGGGCGCGGCTGGAGATCGGCTCCGACGCCCCGGTCTCGCCGCTGGACCCCTGGGACGGCATCGCCTCGGCGGTGTCGCGCACCGACGACGACCGGCCCCCGTGGCACGCCGAGCAGGCGATCCCGCTGCGGGCGGCCCTGGCCGCCGCTGCGGGAGGCAGGACGGGGGTGGGCGTGGGCGACCGCGCCGACCTGGTGGTCACCGGTCGAGACCCGGCCGAGGTGTCGCCCGGGGAGCTGCGCGCCATGCCGGTCACCGCCACCCTGCTGGCGGGCCGGCCCACCTTCCTCGCCGAGCCGGACTGA
- a CDS encoding FadR/GntR family transcriptional regulator, translating into MASYKGRGTHGQIVELLGGRIVAGGLPEGGTLDLRALGEELDISLSVLRETIKVLTAKGLVDARQKRGTFVRPRSAWNLLDSDVMRWQSAAGDGSRLIRDLNEVRAAIEPAAVRYAALRRGEPDLDRLRRALERMGAADGDARAAAAADLEFHRALLAATGNEMFARMDVLLEPGLLERDLIVHSADHDDPVPSHRAVLDAVAAKDPAAAERAMLALLAKSFADQTRVSADYEDHAGAPAPHAASPPSPGAGGEEPAR; encoded by the coding sequence GTGGCTTCCTACAAGGGTCGCGGCACCCACGGCCAGATCGTCGAGCTGCTCGGCGGCCGCATCGTCGCGGGCGGACTGCCCGAGGGCGGGACCCTGGACCTGCGCGCGCTCGGCGAGGAGCTCGACATCAGCCTGAGCGTGCTGCGCGAGACGATCAAGGTGCTCACCGCCAAGGGGCTGGTGGACGCGCGGCAGAAGCGCGGGACGTTCGTGCGCCCCCGCTCCGCCTGGAACCTGCTGGACTCCGATGTCATGCGCTGGCAGTCCGCCGCCGGTGACGGCTCCCGGCTCATCCGCGACCTGAACGAGGTGCGCGCCGCCATCGAGCCGGCCGCCGTCCGCTACGCGGCGCTGCGCAGGGGCGAGCCGGACCTGGATCGGCTGCGTCGGGCGCTGGAGCGGATGGGGGCCGCGGACGGCGACGCACGGGCCGCCGCAGCGGCCGACCTGGAGTTCCATCGCGCACTGCTCGCTGCGACCGGCAACGAGATGTTCGCACGCATGGACGTCCTCCTGGAACCGGGGCTGCTCGAGCGCGACCTCATCGTGCACTCGGCGGACCACGACGATCCCGTCCCCAGCCACCGGGCGGTGCTGGACGCCGTCGCGGCGAAGGACCCGGCCGCCGCCGAGCGGGCGATGCTGGCCCTGCTCGCGAAGTCCTTCGCCGACCAGACCCGCGTCTCCGCCGACTACGAGGACCACGCGGGCGCCCCGGCGCCGCACGCCGCCTCCCCGCCGTCCCCGGGGGCCGGCGGGGAGGAGCCCGCACGATGA
- a CDS encoding MFS transporter, translating into MARRSETARLRGGTGERGDGVARALPGLMLAMLLGALDQTVMAPALPAVAGELGGLDRMPAVATSYLVAATVAMPLYGKLGDRFGRKPVLQAAIAVFLLGAAPCAVADSPAALIAFRVVQGADGGAA; encoded by the coding sequence ATGGCGCGTCGATCCGAAACCGCTCGGCTGCGGGGAGGCACGGGGGAGCGCGGGGACGGAGTCGCGCGCGCACTGCCCGGCCTGATGCTGGCGATGCTGCTCGGCGCGCTCGATCAGACGGTCATGGCCCCGGCCCTCCCCGCCGTCGCCGGGGAACTGGGCGGACTGGACCGGATGCCGGCCGTCGCGACCTCCTACCTCGTGGCCGCCACCGTGGCCATGCCCCTGTACGGCAAGCTGGGCGACCGGTTCGGCCGCAAGCCGGTGCTGCAGGCCGCGATCGCGGTGTTCCTGCTCGGCGCGGCGCCGTGCGCGGTCGCGGACTCGCCGGCCGCGCTGATCGCCTTCCGGGTGGTGCAGGGCGCGGACGGCGGGGCCGCATAG
- the dgoD gene encoding galactonate dehydratase has translation MRISRIETFAVPPRWLLCRIETDDGVVGWGEPVVEGRAATVRTAVHELAELLIGKDPMRIEDHWQVMTKGSFYRGGPVLSSAVAGLDQALWDIAGKALGVPVHVLLGGPVRDRVRAYTWVGGDEPAHIGEAVAAQVEAGFTAVKMNAAGRMNRIATRRDIDTIVERAAAAREALGPDGDFAVDFHGRFSSANARLVLPHLAPLGPLFAEEPVLPEYTHLLADVVRTAPVPIATGERLFSRTDALPALQAGIAVIQPDLSHAGGISEVRRIAALAETFDVLVAPHCPLGPVSLASSLQIAFCTPNFLIQEQSIGIHYNRGAEVLDYVRDPEVFAFHDGHLLRPTAPGLGLEVDEKAVRAADGSAPDWRGPIWRHPDGSFAEW, from the coding sequence ATGAGGATCAGCCGGATCGAGACCTTCGCCGTCCCGCCGCGCTGGCTGCTGTGCCGGATCGAGACCGACGACGGCGTGGTCGGCTGGGGGGAGCCGGTCGTCGAAGGGCGCGCCGCGACCGTGCGCACCGCGGTGCACGAGCTCGCCGAACTCCTCATCGGCAAGGACCCGATGCGCATCGAGGACCACTGGCAGGTCATGACCAAGGGGTCCTTCTACCGCGGCGGCCCGGTGCTCTCCAGCGCCGTCGCCGGGCTGGACCAGGCGCTGTGGGACATCGCGGGCAAGGCCCTCGGCGTGCCCGTGCACGTGCTCCTCGGCGGCCCGGTGCGCGACCGCGTCCGCGCCTACACCTGGGTCGGCGGTGACGAGCCCGCCCACATCGGCGAGGCCGTCGCCGCGCAGGTCGAAGCGGGGTTCACCGCGGTGAAGATGAACGCCGCCGGACGGATGAACCGGATCGCCACCCGCCGCGACATCGACACGATCGTGGAACGGGCCGCTGCGGCGCGCGAGGCGCTGGGCCCTGACGGCGACTTCGCCGTGGACTTCCACGGGCGCTTCTCCTCGGCCAACGCCCGACTCGTTCTGCCGCACCTCGCCCCGCTCGGTCCCCTCTTCGCCGAGGAGCCGGTGCTACCGGAGTACACCCACCTGCTGGCCGACGTGGTGCGCACCGCCCCGGTCCCCATCGCCACCGGCGAACGGCTGTTCTCCCGAACCGACGCGCTCCCGGCCCTCCAGGCCGGCATCGCGGTGATCCAGCCCGACCTCTCCCACGCCGGCGGGATCTCCGAGGTGCGCCGCATCGCCGCCCTCGCCGAGACCTTCGACGTGCTCGTCGCGCCCCACTGCCCCCTCGGCCCGGTCTCCCTGGCCTCCAGCCTGCAGATCGCGTTCTGCACGCCGAACTTCCTCATCCAGGAGCAGAGCATCGGCATCCACTACAACCGGGGCGCCGAAGTGCTCGACTACGTGCGCGACCCCGAGGTGTTCGCCTTCCACGACGGCCACCTGCTCCGGCCGACGGCGCCCGGCCTGGGCCTGGAGGTCGACGAGAAGGCGGTGCGCGCCGCCGACGGCTCCGCCCCCGACTGGCGCGGCCCGATCTGGCGCCACCCCGACGGCTCCTTCGCCGAATGGTGA
- a CDS encoding C39 family peptidase, whose product MRILTRLLPAALLAAATALAGAPAAAQPGAAPEATEAPVEFHRWASESDFASGTAEGVRATGDGLVIGRPAGSAEHTEKALGTTADYDYARWTSPEHATGFGATEIVTSWNALTPPGTWLQVEVRGTTDDGARTRWYVMGRWASGDTDIRRTSVEGQSDEHGEVNVDVLATAPGTTLVEYQLRATLYRVKGTSASPSLSMIGAMASDVPERSDVPTSESAGAWGVELSVPRYSQNVHAGHYPQYGGGGEAWCSPTSTEMVVEYWGRSPSEEDLAWVAPGHADPTVDHAARRTYDHAYAGAGNWSFNVAYAATYGLDAHVTRLRSLADVERLILRDVPVVTSQSFRADELDGAGYGTDGHIMVVVGFTEDGDVIANDPASSDNDAVRRVYPRAQFEDVWLRTTNGGSGGIAYIITPPDHLTAGR is encoded by the coding sequence ATGCGAATACTCACTCGTTTGCTTCCCGCGGCGCTGCTCGCCGCCGCGACGGCACTCGCGGGCGCGCCCGCGGCCGCGCAACCCGGCGCGGCACCGGAGGCGACAGAGGCTCCGGTCGAGTTCCACCGGTGGGCCTCGGAATCCGACTTCGCCTCGGGCACCGCCGAAGGCGTGCGGGCGACCGGGGACGGGCTCGTCATCGGCCGGCCGGCCGGCAGCGCCGAGCACACCGAGAAGGCGCTCGGCACCACCGCCGACTACGACTACGCGCGCTGGACCTCGCCCGAACACGCCACCGGCTTCGGCGCGACCGAGATCGTCACCTCGTGGAACGCGCTGACGCCGCCGGGCACCTGGCTGCAGGTGGAGGTGCGGGGCACGACCGACGACGGCGCGCGGACCCGCTGGTACGTGATGGGCCGGTGGGCCTCCGGCGACACCGACATCCGGCGCACCAGCGTGGAGGGGCAGTCCGACGAGCACGGCGAGGTCAACGTCGACGTCCTGGCGACCGCGCCGGGGACCACCCTGGTCGAGTACCAGTTGCGGGCCACGCTCTACCGCGTCAAGGGGACCTCGGCCTCGCCGTCGCTGTCCATGATCGGCGCGATGGCCTCGGACGTCCCGGAGCGCTCCGACGTGCCGACCTCCGAGTCCGCGGGCGCGTGGGGCGTCGAGCTGTCCGTGCCCCGCTACTCCCAGAACGTCCACGCCGGGCACTACCCGCAGTACGGCGGCGGCGGTGAGGCCTGGTGCAGCCCGACGTCGACGGAGATGGTCGTGGAGTACTGGGGCCGGAGCCCGAGCGAGGAGGACCTGGCCTGGGTGGCCCCCGGCCACGCCGATCCGACCGTGGACCACGCCGCGCGCCGGACCTACGACCACGCCTATGCGGGGGCGGGGAACTGGTCGTTCAACGTGGCCTACGCGGCGACCTACGGGCTCGACGCCCACGTCACCCGGCTGCGCTCGCTCGCCGACGTCGAACGCCTCATCCTGCGGGACGTCCCGGTGGTCACCTCCCAGTCGTTCCGCGCCGACGAGCTGGACGGGGCCGGATACGGAACCGATGGGCACATCATGGTCGTGGTCGGGTTCACCGAGGACGGCGACGTGATCGCCAACGACCCCGCGTCCTCGGACAACGACGCCGTCCGCAGGGTCTACCCGCGCGCCCAGTTCGAGGACGTCTGGCTGCGCACCACCAACGGCGGCTCCGGCGGCATCGCCTACATCATCACCCCGCCCGACCACCTGACGGCCGGACGGTAG
- a CDS encoding M14 family zinc carboxypeptidase codes for MSHQPTADLIGELPRFTAFLGVDDLAARARAIAADRPDIAGVRGIGESRLGDPLWSMTIEGGPRHALVFGGVHPNEPVGGLTALHLARTLLDDDALREDLGYTWHIIPCIDPDGTRLNEGWFAGPVSRGHYGRHFYRPAGDEQVEWSFPFSYKRAEFTRVMPETRALMRVIDDVRPAFMASLHNGEYGGVFYYVSHTTPELTEQLTRIPAELGLPLETGEGEAPFIERLAPAVFRAFRAEQAYDFAESHGLDPLDQLAGASSAAYAEPHGTFYLASEVPYWADADADDHTPIDRDYADLLRERGAEIGEVARLLTEALDDVADDVSVESPFLRASRAFAPYLSAEAAQLASRADAPENRRPALVCERMSGLASVEAARLRYAGMLLRALEGEIAVGNPTPAVRRQHARLRERHLAWSARADAAPSRPIPINDLVGVQYAAIIACARHVAG; via the coding sequence GTGTCCCACCAGCCGACGGCCGACCTGATCGGTGAACTCCCGCGGTTCACCGCCTTCCTCGGCGTGGACGACCTCGCCGCGCGGGCGCGCGCCATCGCAGCCGACCGCCCCGACATCGCCGGCGTCCGCGGGATCGGCGAGTCGCGGCTGGGAGACCCCCTCTGGTCGATGACCATCGAGGGCGGCCCGCGCCACGCCCTGGTCTTCGGCGGCGTGCACCCCAACGAGCCGGTGGGCGGGCTGACCGCCCTCCACCTCGCCAGGACCCTTCTCGACGACGACGCGCTGCGCGAGGACCTCGGCTACACCTGGCACATCATCCCCTGCATCGACCCCGACGGCACGCGGCTGAACGAGGGGTGGTTCGCCGGCCCCGTGAGCCGCGGCCACTACGGCCGGCACTTCTACCGCCCGGCGGGCGACGAGCAGGTGGAGTGGAGCTTCCCCTTCTCCTACAAGAGGGCCGAGTTCACCCGCGTCATGCCGGAGACGCGGGCCCTCATGCGGGTCATCGACGACGTGCGGCCGGCCTTCATGGCCTCCCTGCACAACGGCGAGTACGGCGGCGTCTTCTACTACGTCAGCCACACCACCCCCGAACTCACCGAGCAGCTCACCCGGATCCCCGCCGAGCTCGGGCTGCCGCTGGAGACCGGGGAGGGCGAGGCGCCGTTCATCGAGCGGCTCGCCCCGGCGGTCTTCCGCGCGTTCCGCGCCGAGCAGGCCTACGACTTCGCCGAGAGCCACGGACTCGACCCGCTGGACCAGCTCGCCGGTGCCTCCAGCGCCGCCTACGCCGAACCCCACGGGACGTTCTACCTCGCCTCGGAGGTGCCCTACTGGGCCGATGCCGACGCCGACGACCACACGCCCATCGACCGCGACTACGCCGATCTGCTGCGGGAGCGCGGCGCCGAGATCGGCGAGGTGGCGCGGCTGCTCACCGAGGCCCTCGACGACGTCGCCGACGACGTCAGCGTCGAGTCGCCCTTCCTGCGCGCCTCCCGCGCCTTCGCCCCCTACCTGAGCGCGGAGGCAGCCCAGCTCGCCTCTCGCGCCGACGCCCCGGAGAACCGGCGCCCGGCCCTGGTGTGCGAGCGGATGAGCGGCCTGGCCTCGGTCGAGGCGGCCCGGCTGCGCTACGCGGGCATGCTGCTGCGGGCGCTGGAGGGCGAGATCGCCGTCGGCAACCCCACCCCGGCCGTCCGCAGGCAGCACGCGCGGCTGCGCGAACGCCACCTGGCCTGGTCGGCGCGGGCCGATGCGGCGCCCAGCCGGCCCATCCCCATCAACGACCTGGTCGGGGTGCAGTACGCGGCGATCATCGCCTGCGCCCGGCACGTCGCAGGCTGA